The proteins below come from a single Burkholderia sp. FERM BP-3421 genomic window:
- a CDS encoding branched-chain amino acid ABC transporter permease produces MDIFVQQVLNGLVLGSVYAIIALGYTMVYGILGIINFAHGDVLMIGAMVALSAITVLQNHFPGLGNVATLTIGLGIAAVVCAAVGFTIERVAYRPLRRAPRLAPLITAIGVSILLQTAAMMIWSRNPLPFPQLLSTNPINVIQATDTTPGAVISATEIVIIAVAFLVMGGLLLLVHKTKLGRAMRAIAENPSTASLMGVNPNFVISATFMIGSALAALAGVMIASEYGNVHFYMGFIPGMKAFTAAVLGGIGNLGGAMVGGVLLGLIEQLGAGYIGNLTGGVFGSNYQDVFAFIVLIIVLVFRPSGLLGERVADRA; encoded by the coding sequence ATGGATATTTTCGTCCAGCAGGTCCTCAACGGGCTGGTGCTCGGCAGTGTCTACGCCATCATCGCGTTGGGCTACACGATGGTGTACGGCATTCTCGGCATCATCAATTTCGCGCACGGCGATGTTCTGATGATTGGCGCGATGGTGGCGCTGTCCGCGATCACCGTGTTGCAGAACCACTTCCCCGGGCTCGGCAACGTCGCGACGCTGACCATCGGGCTCGGCATCGCGGCCGTGGTGTGCGCCGCCGTCGGCTTCACGATCGAGCGGGTCGCCTACCGGCCGCTGCGCCGCGCGCCGCGTCTCGCGCCGCTGATCACCGCGATCGGCGTGTCGATCCTGCTGCAGACCGCCGCGATGATGATCTGGTCGCGCAATCCGCTGCCGTTCCCGCAACTGCTCTCGACCAATCCGATCAACGTGATCCAGGCGACCGACACGACGCCGGGCGCCGTGATCTCGGCGACCGAGATCGTGATCATCGCGGTCGCGTTCCTCGTGATGGGCGGCCTGCTGCTGCTCGTGCACAAGACCAAGCTCGGCCGCGCGATGCGCGCGATCGCCGAAAACCCGAGCACCGCGAGCCTGATGGGCGTGAACCCGAACTTCGTGATCTCGGCGACCTTCATGATCGGCTCGGCGCTGGCCGCGCTGGCGGGCGTGATGATCGCGTCGGAGTACGGCAACGTGCACTTCTACATGGGCTTCATCCCGGGCATGAAGGCGTTCACGGCGGCGGTGCTGGGCGGGATCGGCAACCTCGGCGGCGCGATGGTGGGCGGCGTGCTGCTCGGCCTGATCGAGCAGCTGGGCGCCGGCTACATCGGCAACCTGACGGGCGGGGTGTTCGGCAGCAACTACCAGGATGTGTTCGCGTTCATCGTGCTGATCATCGTGCTGGTGTTCCGTCCGTCCGGCTTGCTGGGCGAACGCGTCGCGGATCGTGCGTAA
- the ispH gene encoding 4-hydroxy-3-methylbut-2-enyl diphosphate reductase — protein MSSTDTLTSPTVAADAEILLAQPRGFCAGVDRAIEIVERAIAMHGAPIYVRHEIVHNKYVVEDLKKKGAIFVEELEEVPSGNTVIFSAHGVSKSVRDEAGVRGLRIYDATCPLVTKVHVEVAKMRQDGVDIVMIGHKGHPEVEGTMGQVERGMHLVESVEDVRALELPDPERVALVTQTTLSVDDAAEIIGALKAKFPAIREPKKQDICYATQNRQDAVKFMAPQCDVVIVVGSPNSSNSSRLREVAEKRGVAAYMVDAPEQIDPAWVAGKRRIGVTAGASAPEVLAQAVIARLRELGVRNVRALEGIEESVSFPLPRGLNLPPAA, from the coding sequence ATGAGCTCCACCGATACGCTGACCAGTCCGACCGTCGCGGCCGATGCCGAGATCCTGCTCGCGCAGCCGCGCGGCTTCTGCGCAGGCGTCGATCGCGCGATCGAGATCGTCGAGCGCGCGATCGCGATGCACGGTGCGCCGATCTACGTGCGCCATGAAATCGTCCACAACAAGTACGTCGTGGAAGACCTCAAGAAGAAGGGCGCGATTTTCGTCGAGGAACTCGAGGAAGTGCCGTCCGGCAACACGGTGATCTTCAGTGCGCACGGCGTGTCGAAATCAGTGCGCGACGAGGCCGGCGTGCGCGGCCTGCGCATTTACGACGCCACTTGCCCGCTCGTCACGAAGGTGCACGTCGAGGTCGCGAAGATGCGCCAGGACGGCGTCGACATCGTGATGATCGGCCACAAGGGCCACCCGGAGGTCGAGGGCACGATGGGGCAGGTCGAGCGCGGCATGCATCTCGTCGAAAGCGTCGAGGACGTACGCGCGCTCGAACTGCCAGACCCGGAGCGGGTCGCGCTCGTCACGCAGACCACGCTGTCGGTCGACGACGCCGCCGAGATCATCGGCGCGCTGAAGGCGAAGTTTCCCGCGATCCGCGAGCCGAAGAAGCAGGACATCTGCTATGCGACGCAGAACCGCCAGGACGCCGTCAAGTTCATGGCGCCGCAATGCGACGTCGTCATCGTCGTGGGCAGCCCCAACAGCTCGAATTCGAGCCGCTTGCGCGAGGTCGCGGAGAAGCGCGGCGTGGCGGCCTACATGGTCGACGCACCCGAGCAGATCGACCCGGCCTGGGTCGCGGGCAAGCGCCGGATCGGCGTGACGGCCGGCGCATCGGCGCCCGAGGTGCTCGCGCAGGCCGTCATCGCGCGCTTGCGCGAACTGGGCGTGCGCAATGTGCGGGCGCTCGAGGGCATCGAGGAAAGCGTGTCGTTCCCGCTGCCGCGCGGCCTCAACCTGCCGCCTGCCGCATAA
- a CDS encoding FKBP-type peptidyl-prolyl cis-trans isomerase: MSLIDISEVKPGSHITLHYRLALADGADIVNTFADKPATLLLGAGQLAPSLEEILVGLKAGHHSTFRLTPEQAFGPRNPDMIQRVSMATLRENGMVGEEFAPGDLIEFNAPDGGRYAGVLKEISETSALFDFNHPLAGQALTFEVKIIGIL, from the coding sequence ATGAGCCTCATCGATATTTCCGAAGTGAAGCCCGGTTCACACATCACGTTGCACTACCGGCTCGCGCTCGCGGATGGCGCCGACATCGTCAACACCTTCGCCGACAAGCCCGCCACCCTGCTGCTCGGGGCGGGACAGCTTGCGCCGTCGCTGGAGGAGATTCTCGTCGGCCTCAAGGCGGGGCACCATTCGACCTTCCGGCTAACGCCCGAGCAGGCGTTCGGGCCGCGCAATCCGGATATGATTCAGCGTGTGTCGATGGCGACGCTGCGCGAGAACGGCATGGTCGGCGAGGAGTTCGCGCCGGGCGACCTGATCGAGTTCAACGCACCCGACGGCGGTCGCTATGCCGGCGTGCTGAAGGAAATCAGCGAGACCTCCGCACTCTTTGACTTCAATCATCCGCTCGCGGGCCAGGCGCTCACGTTCGAGGTGAAAATCATCGGGATCCTGTAA
- the radC gene encoding RadC family protein, producing MPSCSLPDAAPDPILALAAGHDLPRERLLARGPSALSDMELIALLLGSGLPGHNVFRVAQGLLDHFGSLRGLLDATPGDFGGMRGIGPARTALLVAVMELARRALAEKARERPLIESSGAVEDYLRLLIGTRPYEVFVCLFLDARHRLVQTEESSRGSLTRMAVYPREIVRRALALNAAALVVAHNHPSGAVRPSAADRRLTRVLRDALALVDVRLLDHLVIGAHDTFSFAHAGWM from the coding sequence ATGCCAAGCTGTTCGCTGCCGGACGCCGCTCCGGATCCCATCCTCGCGCTCGCGGCGGGCCACGACCTGCCGCGCGAGCGGCTGCTCGCGCGCGGGCCCTCGGCGCTGTCCGACATGGAGCTGATCGCGCTGCTGCTCGGCTCGGGGCTGCCCGGCCACAACGTGTTCCGCGTCGCGCAGGGGCTGCTCGACCACTTCGGCTCACTGCGCGGCCTGCTCGACGCGACGCCCGGCGATTTCGGCGGCATGCGCGGCATCGGGCCCGCGCGCACCGCGCTGCTGGTCGCGGTCATGGAGCTGGCGCGGCGCGCGCTCGCGGAAAAGGCCCGCGAACGGCCCCTGATCGAATCGTCCGGCGCGGTGGAGGACTACCTGCGGCTGTTGATCGGCACCCGCCCGTACGAGGTCTTCGTCTGCCTGTTCCTCGACGCGCGGCACCGGCTCGTGCAGACGGAGGAAAGCTCGCGCGGCTCGCTGACCCGGATGGCCGTCTATCCGCGCGAGATCGTCCGGCGCGCGCTCGCGCTGAACGCGGCCGCCCTGGTGGTCGCGCACAACCACCCGTCCGGCGCCGTGCGGCCGAGCGCCGCGGACCGGCGCCTGACCCGGGTGCTGCGCGACGCGCTCGCGCTCGTCGACGTCCGGCTGCTCGACCATCTGGTGATCGGCGCGCACGACACCTTTTCGTTCGCACACGCCGGCTGGATGTAG
- the rpmB gene encoding 50S ribosomal protein L28, which translates to MARVCQVTGKAPMSGNNVSHANNKTKRRFLPNLQNRRFWVESENRWVRLRVSNAGLRLIDKNGIDSVLADLRARGEA; encoded by the coding sequence ATGGCACGCGTATGCCAAGTAACTGGGAAAGCGCCGATGAGCGGCAACAACGTTTCCCACGCCAACAACAAGACGAAGCGCCGCTTCCTGCCGAATCTGCAAAACCGCCGGTTCTGGGTGGAAAGCGAAAACCGCTGGGTGCGTCTGCGCGTTTCGAACGCCGGCCTGCGCCTGATCGATAAGAACGGCATCGATTCCGTGCTCGCAGACCTGCGCGCACGCGGCGAAGCCTAA
- the rpmG gene encoding 50S ribosomal protein L33 → MAKGARDKIKLESTAGTGHFYTTTKNKRNMPEKMEIMKFDPVVRKHVAYKETKIK, encoded by the coding sequence ATGGCAAAAGGCGCACGCGACAAGATCAAGCTTGAGTCGACCGCAGGCACGGGTCACTTCTACACGACCACGAAGAACAAGCGCAACATGCCGGAAAAGATGGAGATCATGAAGTTCGATCCCGTCGTCCGCAAGCATGTGGCGTACAAGGAAACGAAGATCAAGTAA
- the nadB gene encoding L-aspartate oxidase encodes MDFDVAIVGSGLAGLSVALNLAETRRVALIAKRSIMEGASDHAQGGIAAVLDSADSIENHVRDTLVAGGGLCDEAATRFIVEHGRAAIEWLISQDVPFTRDDAAELGFHLTREGGHSHRRIIHAADATGHAVLATLSERARRHPNITFLEDHHAIDLITSDRLGLPGHRCLGLYALDVNSGRTVTIEAPHTVLATGGAGKVYLYTTNPDTATGDGIAMAWRAGCRVANMEFIQFHPTCLFHPYAKSFLITEAVRGEGGLLKLPDGTRFMPEHDERAELAPRDIVARAIDFEIKKRGIDCVYLDISHQPEAFLREHFPMIHGRCLEFGIDIAKEPIPVVPAAHYTCGGVVTDLAGRTDLAGLYAVGETACTGLHGANRLASNSLLECLVIGRAAAEAIEQAGYASATHGPLPAWDESRVSDPDEEVVVAHNWDELRRLMWNYVGIVRTDKRLERARHRLTLLRDEIHEYYAHFRVSRDLLELRNLVDVASLIVDGAQARHESRGLHFSRDWPQPLPKALPTVLSPRSAARR; translated from the coding sequence ATGGACTTCGATGTAGCGATCGTAGGCAGTGGCTTGGCGGGACTGTCGGTCGCATTGAACCTGGCTGAAACACGACGCGTCGCGCTGATCGCGAAGCGCTCGATCATGGAGGGCGCCAGCGATCACGCGCAAGGCGGCATCGCCGCGGTGCTCGATTCGGCGGACAGCATCGAAAACCACGTGCGGGATACGCTCGTCGCGGGCGGCGGCCTGTGCGACGAAGCCGCCACGCGCTTCATCGTCGAGCACGGGCGCGCCGCGATCGAGTGGCTGATCTCGCAGGACGTGCCGTTCACGCGCGACGACGCGGCCGAACTCGGCTTCCACCTGACCCGCGAGGGCGGTCACAGCCATCGGCGCATCATTCACGCGGCCGACGCCACCGGGCACGCGGTGCTCGCGACGCTGAGCGAGCGCGCGCGCCGCCATCCGAACATCACCTTCCTCGAGGATCACCACGCGATCGACCTGATCACGTCGGATCGGCTCGGCCTGCCCGGCCACCGCTGCCTCGGCCTGTATGCGCTCGACGTGAACAGCGGCCGCACGGTGACCATCGAGGCGCCGCACACGGTGCTCGCGACGGGCGGCGCGGGCAAGGTGTACCTGTACACGACGAATCCCGACACCGCGACCGGCGACGGCATCGCGATGGCATGGCGCGCGGGCTGCCGGGTCGCGAACATGGAATTCATCCAGTTCCATCCGACCTGCCTGTTCCACCCGTACGCGAAGTCGTTTCTGATCACCGAGGCGGTGCGCGGCGAAGGCGGGCTCCTGAAGCTGCCGGACGGCACCCGCTTCATGCCCGAGCACGACGAGCGCGCGGAACTGGCGCCGCGCGACATCGTCGCGCGCGCAATCGACTTCGAGATCAAGAAGCGCGGCATCGACTGCGTGTACCTCGACATCAGCCATCAGCCGGAGGCGTTCCTGCGCGAACACTTCCCGATGATTCACGGCCGCTGCCTCGAATTCGGCATCGACATCGCGAAGGAGCCGATCCCGGTCGTGCCCGCCGCGCACTACACATGCGGCGGCGTCGTGACCGACCTCGCGGGCCGCACCGATCTCGCGGGCCTGTACGCGGTCGGCGAAACCGCCTGCACCGGGCTGCACGGCGCGAACCGCCTCGCGAGCAATTCGCTGCTCGAATGCCTCGTGATCGGCCGCGCGGCCGCCGAAGCGATCGAGCAGGCCGGCTATGCGTCCGCGACGCACGGCCCGCTTCCCGCGTGGGACGAGAGCCGCGTGTCCGACCCGGACGAGGAAGTGGTGGTCGCCCACAACTGGGACGAACTGCGCCGGCTGATGTGGAACTACGTGGGCATCGTGCGCACCGACAAGCGCCTCGAACGCGCGCGGCATCGCCTCACGCTGCTGCGCGACGAGATCCACGAGTACTACGCGCACTTCCGCGTGAGCCGCGACCTGCTGGAACTGCGCAATCTCGTCGACGTGGCGTCACTGATCGTCGACGGCGCGCAAGCCCGCCACGAAAGCCGCGGCCTGCATTTCAGCCGCGACTGGCCGCAGCCTTTGCCGAAGGCGCTGCCGACCGTGCTCTCGCCACGCAGCGCCGCGCGGCGCTGA
- the nadC gene encoding carboxylating nicotinate-nucleotide diphosphorylase — translation MKDAISPLYADITRQYGAAFEAALARNVADALAEDVGDGDRTGLLVPADEVRHARIIVREDAVLCGVPWFAAVMRSVDPRIEVTWHYREGDWMASGSAVCELHGPARSLLTAERNGLNFLQLLSGVSSATRRYVDRIAGTRARVLDTRKTLPGLRLAQKYAVRVGGGANQRLALYDGILIKENHIAAAGGVGEALDAAFALHAGVPVQVEVETLEQLETALAHRAEAVLLDNFTLDMMRDAVRIAGGRAVLEVSGGVNFDSVRAIAETGVDRISIGVLTKDLRATDFSMRIVD, via the coding sequence ATGAAGGACGCGATTTCTCCGCTGTACGCGGACATCACGCGCCAGTACGGCGCGGCATTCGAGGCGGCGCTCGCGCGCAACGTGGCCGATGCGCTCGCGGAAGACGTCGGCGACGGCGATCGGACCGGCTTGCTCGTGCCCGCGGATGAGGTCCGCCATGCACGCATCATCGTCCGCGAGGACGCGGTGCTGTGCGGCGTGCCATGGTTCGCGGCGGTGATGCGCTCGGTCGATCCGCGTATCGAGGTGACCTGGCATTACCGCGAAGGGGACTGGATGGCTTCCGGCTCCGCCGTGTGCGAGCTGCATGGCCCGGCGCGCTCGCTGCTCACCGCCGAACGCAACGGCCTCAATTTCCTGCAGCTGCTGTCGGGTGTGTCGAGCGCGACGCGCCGCTATGTCGACCGGATCGCCGGCACCCGCGCGCGCGTCCTCGATACCCGCAAGACCCTGCCGGGCCTGCGGCTCGCGCAGAAGTACGCGGTCCGTGTGGGCGGCGGCGCGAACCAGCGCCTCGCGCTCTACGACGGCATTCTGATCAAGGAAAACCACATCGCGGCGGCGGGCGGGGTCGGTGAAGCGCTCGACGCGGCGTTCGCGCTGCATGCGGGCGTGCCGGTGCAGGTCGAGGTGGAGACGCTCGAACAACTCGAGACGGCGCTCGCGCATCGCGCGGAGGCGGTGCTGCTCGATAATTTCACGCTCGACATGATGCGCGATGCGGTGCGCATCGCCGGCGGGCGCGCGGTGCTCGAAGTGTCGGGCGGCGTCAACTTCGATTCGGTGCGCGCGATCGCGGAGACGGGCGTCGACCGGATCTCGATCGGCGTGTTGACGAAGGATCTGCGCGCGACCGATTTCTCGATGCGGATCGTCGACTGA
- the nadA gene encoding quinolinate synthase NadA, whose amino-acid sequence MEATIKPVEYDRPLSTGTVCGVGQAWAKVPDAPSAPEREALKARIKALLKRERAVLVAHYYVDPDLQELADETGGCVADSLEMARFGRDHDAQTLIVAGVRFMGETAKILSPGKRILMPDLDATCSLDLGCPVDEFSAFCDAHPDRTVVVYANTSAAVKARADWMVTSSIGLEIVADLHARGEKIIWAPDRHLGGYIQKKTGADMLLWQGSCLVHDEFKGIELDLLRAEHPHAKVLVHPESPENVVALADVVGSTTQLIDAAVKLDASHFIVATDLGILHKMRLAAPGKTFIEAPTAGNSATCKSCAHCPWMAMNGLLNLADVLERGHNEILVDPALGLRARVPIDRMLDFAARHKRRVQASGDLQRDTQLFSNVGAA is encoded by the coding sequence ATGGAAGCGACGATCAAACCCGTCGAGTATGACCGGCCGCTCTCGACAGGTACTGTATGCGGGGTCGGACAAGCGTGGGCGAAGGTGCCCGACGCGCCGTCCGCGCCCGAACGAGAGGCGTTGAAGGCGCGCATCAAGGCCTTGCTCAAGCGCGAGCGCGCCGTGCTCGTGGCCCACTACTATGTCGATCCCGATTTGCAGGAATTGGCTGACGAAACCGGCGGCTGCGTGGCCGATTCGCTTGAAATGGCGCGTTTCGGCCGCGACCATGACGCCCAGACGCTGATCGTCGCGGGCGTGCGCTTCATGGGCGAGACCGCGAAGATCCTGAGCCCCGGCAAGCGCATCCTGATGCCCGATCTCGACGCGACCTGCTCGCTCGACCTCGGCTGCCCGGTCGACGAGTTCTCGGCGTTCTGCGACGCGCATCCGGACCGCACGGTGGTGGTCTATGCGAACACCAGCGCGGCCGTGAAGGCGCGCGCGGACTGGATGGTCACGTCGTCGATCGGTCTCGAGATCGTCGCCGACCTGCATGCGCGCGGCGAGAAGATCATCTGGGCGCCGGACCGTCACCTGGGCGGCTACATCCAGAAGAAGACGGGCGCCGACATGTTGCTGTGGCAGGGCTCGTGCCTCGTGCACGACGAATTCAAGGGCATCGAGCTGGATCTGCTGCGCGCCGAGCACCCGCACGCGAAGGTGCTGGTCCATCCGGAGTCGCCCGAGAACGTGGTCGCGCTGGCCGACGTGGTCGGCTCGACGACGCAGCTGATCGACGCGGCCGTGAAGCTCGACGCGTCGCATTTCATCGTCGCGACGGATCTCGGGATCCTGCACAAGATGCGCCTCGCGGCGCCGGGCAAGACCTTCATCGAAGCGCCGACGGCCGGCAACAGCGCGACCTGCAAGAGCTGCGCGCATTGTCCGTGGATGGCGATGAACGGCCTCCTGAATCTCGCCGACGTACTGGAGCGCGGACACAACGAAATCCTCGTCGACCCCGCTTTGGGCTTGCGCGCACGCGTGCCGATCGACCGCATGCTCGACTTCGCGGCGCGTCACAAGCGGCGGGTGCAGGCGAGCGGCGACCTGCAGCGCGATACGCAATTGTTTTCCAACGTGGGGGCGGCATGA
- a CDS encoding DesA family fatty acid desaturase, with amino-acid sequence MLNSLLDFLANGLLRFTWWQIVLFTLAVTHVTIIGVTVYLHRCQAHRALDLHPVVSHFFRLWLWTTTGMLTGQWAAIHRKHHAKCETEEDPHSPQTRGIWKVLLEGAELYRAEAKNEETMRKFSHGTPNDWLERNVYSKYPILGVSLMMVIDVALFGLVGLTVWAVQMVWIPFWAAGVVNGLAHYWGYRNFNAADASTNIFPWGIVIGGEELHNNHHTFATSAKLSNKWYEFDIGWMYIRILSAFRLAKVKKIAPTPRLAARKAVLDQETLQAVLSNRYEVMARYGKAVKRAYRQELAHLKELGSREKYQLMRGARSWFHKEENGLNEPQKRMLPEIFANSQKLHTYFQLRQDLASMWDRSNASREQLLAQLQDWCHRAEQSGIKALQEFATRLRRYA; translated from the coding sequence TTGTTGAATTCCCTGCTCGATTTCCTCGCCAACGGGTTGTTGCGCTTCACGTGGTGGCAGATCGTGTTGTTCACGCTGGCCGTCACGCACGTCACGATCATCGGCGTCACCGTCTACCTGCACCGTTGCCAGGCGCACCGCGCGCTCGACCTGCATCCGGTCGTCAGCCACTTCTTCCGGCTGTGGCTGTGGACGACCACGGGCATGCTGACCGGCCAATGGGCGGCGATCCATCGCAAGCACCACGCGAAGTGCGAGACCGAAGAGGATCCGCACAGCCCGCAGACGCGCGGCATCTGGAAGGTGCTGCTCGAAGGCGCCGAGCTGTACCGCGCGGAAGCGAAGAACGAAGAGACGATGCGCAAGTTCAGCCACGGCACGCCGAACGACTGGCTTGAGCGGAACGTCTACTCGAAGTATCCGATCCTCGGCGTGAGCCTGATGATGGTGATCGACGTCGCGCTGTTCGGCCTCGTCGGCCTGACCGTGTGGGCGGTGCAGATGGTGTGGATCCCGTTCTGGGCCGCGGGTGTCGTCAACGGCCTCGCGCACTACTGGGGCTATCGCAACTTCAACGCGGCGGATGCGAGCACCAACATCTTCCCGTGGGGCATCGTGATCGGCGGAGAGGAACTGCACAACAACCACCATACGTTCGCGACCTCGGCGAAGCTGTCGAACAAGTGGTATGAGTTCGACATCGGCTGGATGTACATCCGCATCCTGTCGGCGTTCCGTCTCGCGAAGGTGAAGAAGATTGCGCCGACGCCGCGTCTCGCCGCGCGCAAGGCCGTGCTCGACCAGGAAACCCTGCAGGCCGTGCTGTCGAACCGCTACGAAGTGATGGCGCGTTACGGCAAGGCCGTGAAGCGTGCGTATCGCCAGGAGCTGGCGCATCTGAAGGAACTGGGCTCGCGCGAGAAGTACCAGCTGATGCGCGGCGCGCGCTCGTGGTTCCACAAGGAAGAAAACGGCCTCAACGAACCGCAGAAGCGCATGCTGCCGGAGATCTTCGCGAACAGCCAGAAGCTTCATACGTATTTCCAGCTTCGCCAGGATCTCGCTTCGATGTGGGATCGCTCGAACGCGTCGCGTGAACAATTGCTGGCTCAATTGCAAGATTGGTGTCACCGCGCAGAGCAAAGCGGCATCAAGGCTTTGCAGGAATTCGCGACACGTTTGCGCCGCTACGCATAA
- a CDS encoding mechanosensitive ion channel family protein: MMPNRLLSRRLENVIHDFGQPVMLWQAAALLGALAVAWLLARYLRGRLDARRAAAGRPAGAGAQSLNRALFPLFGGLLAWLVQAALDDFISTSLLQLALVPLFGIGLIYILFFVARRVFARDGHTSAWLSIVERIVSTIVWIGMVLTVLGIQRDVVAWLDSVQFRVANAHLTLLSLVSGVLWVCLTLIVAMWLGSVLDERLMRARTLDANLKVVLSRIGRALLIVAAVLVGLSLVGIDVTVLGVFGGALGVGLGFGLQKIASNYVSGFIILLDRSLRLGDAINVGGLQGVVTQIRTRYTVVRGLDGNETLIPNEKLITDVVQNQSSYLTRGYAKVAVQVAYTTDVEFAMTLLAEAAKGVDRVLEEPAPTSYLVGFGADGIDLELGFWIADSAKGTSGVRSSVNRNLWRLFAAHGVSIPFPQREVRVIGLPEGFAPQAAGPGREGGGARAADVAKLD; encoded by the coding sequence ATGATGCCGAACCGCTTGCTGTCGCGGCGGCTCGAGAACGTCATCCATGACTTCGGCCAGCCGGTGATGCTATGGCAGGCCGCGGCGCTGCTCGGCGCGCTGGCCGTCGCCTGGCTGCTCGCGCGCTATCTGCGCGGGCGGCTCGACGCGCGCCGCGCCGCGGCCGGCCGGCCGGCGGGCGCGGGCGCGCAGAGCCTGAACCGCGCGCTGTTCCCGCTGTTCGGCGGGCTGCTCGCGTGGCTCGTGCAGGCCGCGCTCGACGACTTCATCTCGACCTCGCTCCTGCAGCTCGCGCTGGTGCCGCTGTTCGGCATCGGCCTGATCTACATCCTGTTCTTCGTCGCGCGGCGCGTGTTCGCGCGCGACGGCCACACGAGCGCGTGGCTGTCGATCGTCGAGCGGATCGTCTCGACGATCGTCTGGATCGGCATGGTGCTGACCGTGCTCGGCATTCAGCGCGACGTGGTCGCGTGGCTCGACAGCGTGCAGTTCCGCGTCGCCAACGCGCACCTCACGCTGCTGTCGCTCGTGTCCGGCGTGCTGTGGGTGTGCCTGACGCTGATCGTCGCGATGTGGCTCGGCTCGGTGCTGGACGAGCGGCTGATGCGCGCGCGCACGCTCGATGCGAATCTCAAGGTCGTGCTGTCACGGATCGGACGCGCGCTGCTGATCGTCGCGGCGGTGCTGGTCGGCCTGTCGCTCGTCGGCATCGACGTGACGGTGCTCGGCGTGTTCGGTGGCGCGCTCGGCGTGGGGCTCGGCTTCGGCTTGCAGAAGATCGCGAGCAACTACGTGTCCGGCTTCATCATCCTGCTCGACCGTTCGCTGCGGCTCGGCGACGCGATCAACGTCGGCGGCCTGCAGGGCGTCGTGACGCAGATCCGCACCCGCTACACGGTGGTGCGGGGCCTCGACGGCAACGAGACGCTGATCCCGAACGAGAAGCTCATCACCGACGTGGTGCAGAATCAGTCGTCGTACCTGACGCGCGGCTACGCGAAGGTCGCCGTGCAGGTGGCCTACACGACCGACGTCGAGTTCGCGATGACGCTCCTCGCCGAGGCGGCGAAGGGCGTCGACCGGGTGCTCGAGGAACCCGCGCCCACGTCTTATCTGGTCGGTTTCGGCGCGGACGGCATCGATCTCGAGCTGGGGTTTTGGATTGCCGACTCGGCGAAGGGCACCTCGGGTGTGCGCTCGTCCGTCAACCGCAATCTCTGGCGACTGTTTGCCGCACATGGCGTGTCGATTCCGTTCCCGCAGCGCGAGGTGCGCGTGATCGGGCTGCCCGAGGGTTTCGCGCCGCAGGCCGCCGGGCCGGGGCGGGAGGGCGGCGGCGCACGCGCCGCGGATGTCGCGAAACTGGACTGA